A single region of the Streptomyces sp. NBC_01262 genome encodes:
- a CDS encoding carbohydrate kinase family protein: MDVFLSGLLFYDIGFTGLEHAPTPGTEVWTKDIGYSPGGIANFAVALSRLGMRVSLAAAFGDDVAGEYCREQLTHAEDIDLSRSRTYPDWPTPVTVSLAYDGDRALVTHGRPPPQTPDELIGTPPPARAAVVHLGPEPQDWIRKAADAGTMVFADAGWEQAERHGEAILAQLSDCHAFLPNDVEAMAYTGKDSPYAALEVLSALVPLAVVTLGGDGAIAVDRTTGERAEVGGLDVPALDSTGAGDVFGAALVAATLSGRPLAERLRFANLAASLSVQRIGGAAAAPFLDDLEPLVQHEK; the protein is encoded by the coding sequence ATGGACGTCTTTCTGTCCGGTTTGCTCTTCTACGACATCGGCTTCACCGGCCTGGAGCATGCTCCGACGCCGGGCACCGAGGTCTGGACGAAGGACATCGGCTACAGCCCCGGCGGCATCGCGAACTTCGCGGTGGCGCTGAGCCGGCTCGGCATGCGCGTATCCCTCGCGGCAGCCTTCGGCGACGATGTCGCCGGCGAGTACTGCCGTGAGCAGCTCACGCACGCCGAGGACATCGATCTGTCCCGCTCACGGACCTACCCCGACTGGCCGACCCCCGTTACCGTCTCCCTCGCCTACGACGGCGACCGCGCCCTGGTCACCCACGGCCGGCCCCCGCCGCAGACGCCCGACGAGCTGATCGGCACCCCGCCGCCGGCCCGCGCGGCCGTGGTCCACCTCGGACCCGAGCCGCAGGACTGGATACGCAAGGCGGCCGACGCGGGCACCATGGTCTTCGCCGACGCCGGCTGGGAACAGGCCGAGCGTCACGGCGAGGCGATTCTCGCCCAGCTCTCCGACTGCCATGCGTTCCTCCCCAACGATGTCGAAGCCATGGCCTACACCGGCAAGGACTCCCCGTACGCCGCGCTGGAGGTGCTCAGCGCGCTCGTGCCGCTCGCCGTGGTCACCCTCGGCGGCGACGGGGCGATCGCCGTGGACCGTACGACCGGCGAGCGCGCCGAAGTCGGCGGACTCGACGTACCGGCCCTGGACAGCACCGGCGCCGGGGATGTCTTCGGCGCCGCGCTGGTCGCGGCCACCCTTTCCGGCCGGCCGCTCGCCGAGCGGCTGCGCTTCGCCAACCTCGCCGCCTCGCTGTCAGTGCAGCGGATCGGCGGAGCGGCCGCCGCGCCGTTCCTGGATGACCTCGAACCGCTCGTACAGCACGAAAAGTAG
- a CDS encoding DeoR/GlpR family DNA-binding transcription regulator, translated as MLPDRRHELILRALRSDGPTTVTVLAELLGASQATIRRDLLQLEEEGLLKRVYGGAVPVIGEDDPFTDVAGVRVEAKDELAAWCAQLVRDGETVLLDIGTTAHRVARHLHGRALTVITSNLAVYEELQDDKEIQLILLGGVVRRDYRSLVGFLTEDNLRQVRADVLFLGTSGVRPDGQVLDTTAVEVPVKRAMIAASDKVVLVADAAKFPGTGMARVCGPEDLDVVVTNAPADAKTRASLNEAGVEVIEVPADVPE; from the coding sequence ATGCTTCCCGACCGACGCCATGAGCTGATCCTCCGGGCCCTGCGCTCGGACGGTCCCACCACCGTCACCGTGCTCGCCGAGCTCCTCGGTGCCAGCCAGGCGACGATCCGGCGCGACCTTCTGCAGTTGGAGGAGGAGGGCCTTCTCAAGCGCGTCTACGGTGGAGCGGTTCCGGTCATCGGCGAGGACGACCCCTTCACCGATGTCGCCGGCGTACGGGTCGAGGCCAAGGACGAACTCGCCGCCTGGTGCGCACAGCTCGTCCGCGACGGCGAGACCGTGCTCCTCGACATCGGCACCACCGCGCACCGGGTTGCCCGGCACCTCCATGGCCGCGCCCTCACGGTCATCACCAGCAATCTTGCCGTGTACGAGGAGCTCCAGGACGACAAGGAGATCCAGCTCATACTGCTCGGCGGCGTCGTCCGGCGTGACTACCGCTCCCTTGTGGGCTTCCTCACCGAGGACAACCTCCGCCAGGTCCGCGCCGACGTGCTCTTCCTCGGCACGAGCGGTGTGCGGCCCGACGGCCAGGTGCTGGACACCACGGCCGTTGAGGTACCGGTCAAGCGGGCCATGATCGCCGCCAGCGACAAGGTGGTGCTGGTGGCCGACGCCGCGAAGTTCCCCGGCACCGGCATGGCCCGGGTCTGCGGACCCGAGGATCTGGACGTCGTCGTGACCAACGCACCGGCGGACGCCAAGACCCGTGCCTCGCTGAACGAGGCGGGGGTCGAGGTGATCGAGGTGCCGGCCGACGTCCCTGAATAG
- a CDS encoding extracellular solute-binding protein: MDVSRRRFLQAAALTAAAAGMTAACGTSGSGSGGTKNGKNLTLWYWGGGLSDKVVADAKTHFTEVSLKSAQIGGEFKTKLLTTIAGGVGIPDITGIKGEDMASFLPNASRFLDLNDLGFKKISSQYLEWKTKLAQTKDGKQIGFPIDIGPTAMYYREDLFAKAGLPTDPDKVAAEVKTWEDWFALGTELHKALPKTFLVNNISAVFSNAVGQGTKRMIDENNKFIGDQDHIRTAWNTAVRPYTLGIDAKVNDTSWNQAISSGILGTEIGAAWHALDIEQAAPGTKGKWRVAPMPGGPANNGGSFLALPKQCRNPEEAFKIISWLLDADNQARGFTDAALFPSAPAAYKLPALTGGDAFFGGQKIIEVFGPAASNIPVAYEAPADAAVYAPYATELTKIESSGKKPDDAWKDAVSQAKQIAQRQGVSV; the protein is encoded by the coding sequence GTGGATGTTTCACGCAGACGATTTCTGCAGGCCGCCGCGCTGACCGCCGCCGCCGCCGGCATGACCGCCGCGTGCGGTACCTCCGGCTCGGGCAGCGGCGGCACCAAGAACGGCAAGAACCTCACCCTGTGGTACTGGGGCGGCGGTCTGAGCGACAAGGTCGTGGCGGACGCCAAGACGCACTTCACCGAGGTGTCGCTGAAGTCGGCGCAGATCGGCGGCGAGTTCAAGACCAAGCTGCTGACGACGATCGCCGGCGGCGTGGGCATCCCCGACATCACCGGTATCAAGGGCGAGGACATGGCGTCCTTCCTGCCGAACGCGAGCCGGTTCCTGGACCTCAACGACCTCGGCTTCAAGAAGATCTCCTCGCAGTACCTGGAGTGGAAGACCAAGCTCGCCCAGACCAAGGACGGCAAGCAGATCGGCTTCCCGATCGACATCGGCCCGACCGCGATGTACTACCGCGAGGACCTGTTCGCCAAGGCCGGGCTGCCCACCGACCCCGACAAGGTCGCGGCGGAGGTCAAGACCTGGGAGGACTGGTTCGCGCTCGGCACCGAGCTGCACAAGGCGCTGCCGAAGACCTTCCTGGTCAACAACATCAGCGCGGTCTTCAGCAACGCCGTCGGCCAGGGCACCAAGCGCATGATCGACGAGAACAACAAGTTCATCGGCGACCAGGACCACATCCGCACCGCCTGGAACACCGCGGTGCGCCCCTACACGCTGGGCATCGACGCCAAGGTCAACGACACCAGCTGGAACCAGGCCATCAGCAGCGGCATCCTCGGCACCGAGATAGGCGCGGCCTGGCACGCCCTGGACATCGAGCAGGCGGCGCCCGGCACCAAGGGCAAGTGGCGGGTGGCCCCGATGCCCGGCGGCCCGGCCAACAACGGCGGCTCGTTCCTGGCGCTGCCCAAGCAGTGCCGTAACCCCGAGGAAGCCTTCAAGATCATCTCCTGGCTGCTCGACGCGGACAACCAGGCCCGTGGCTTCACCGACGCCGCGCTCTTCCCGTCCGCCCCGGCCGCGTACAAGCTCCCGGCGCTGACCGGCGGCGACGCCTTCTTCGGCGGCCAGAAGATCATCGAGGTCTTCGGCCCGGCGGCAAGCAACATCCCGGTCGCGTACGAGGCCCCGGCGGACGCCGCGGTCTACGCCCCGTACGCCACCGAGCTGACCAAGATCGAGTCCTCGGGCAAGAAGCCCGACGACGCCTGGAAGGACGCGGTCAGCCAGGCCAAGCAGATCGCGCAGCGCCAGGGTGTGAGCGTGTGA
- a CDS encoding carbohydrate ABC transporter permease — translation MLSFWPQYLAISPFYIVFTVFMLWPVIYSLYLAFHRWDGLGDITFVGFQQFRFLFKDPVFWLSVRNTLTIWVLSTVPMLFGALVLATLLNSVRRFKGFYRIALFLPNVTSIVAVAIFFSAVFSNNFGLVNAILHMVGLPEVPWLSNPWTIKLVIAMLMTWQWTGYNMIIYLAGLQAIPGEVYEAAKIDGAGPIRTFFKITVPILKPIILFTIIISTINGLQSFSEPQVLFGSNAANANLGGPGQAGLTTLLYFYQSAFANNDYGYGAAIVWTFFLFILVLVIINWRLVQRGKKS, via the coding sequence GTGCTCTCCTTCTGGCCGCAGTACCTGGCGATCTCGCCCTTCTACATCGTGTTCACGGTGTTCATGCTGTGGCCGGTGATCTACTCGCTCTACCTGGCCTTCCACCGCTGGGACGGCCTCGGCGACATCACCTTCGTCGGGTTCCAGCAGTTCCGGTTCCTGTTCAAGGACCCGGTGTTCTGGCTGTCGGTGCGCAACACCCTGACCATCTGGGTGCTGTCCACCGTGCCCATGCTCTTCGGGGCGCTGGTGCTGGCCACCCTGCTGAACTCCGTACGCCGCTTCAAGGGCTTCTACCGGATCGCGCTGTTCCTGCCGAACGTCACCTCCATCGTGGCGGTCGCGATCTTCTTCAGTGCGGTCTTCAGCAACAACTTCGGCCTGGTCAACGCGATCCTGCACATGGTGGGACTGCCCGAGGTCCCCTGGCTGAGCAACCCCTGGACCATCAAGCTGGTCATCGCGATGCTGATGACCTGGCAGTGGACCGGCTACAACATGATCATCTATCTGGCCGGTCTCCAGGCGATCCCCGGTGAGGTCTACGAGGCCGCCAAGATCGACGGCGCGGGCCCGATCCGCACCTTCTTCAAGATCACCGTCCCGATCCTGAAGCCGATCATCCTGTTCACGATCATCATCTCGACCATCAACGGCCTGCAGAGCTTCAGCGAACCCCAGGTCCTGTTCGGCAGCAACGCCGCCAACGCCAACCTCGGCGGACCCGGCCAGGCAGGCCTGACCACGCTGCTGTACTTCTACCAGTCGGCGTTCGCCAACAACGACTACGGCTACGGCGCGGCAATCGTCTGGACGTTCTTCCTGTTCATCCTGGTGCTCGTCATCATCAACTGGCGCCTCGTCCAAAGGGGGAAGAAGTCATGA